The following proteins are co-located in the Hypomesus transpacificus isolate Combined female chromosome 23, fHypTra1, whole genome shotgun sequence genome:
- the umps gene encoding uridine 5'-monophosphate synthase, whose translation MDSICLESLILKLHDVQAVKFGEYKLKSGMMTPIYIDLRVIVSHPSLMNQVSTVIYQRAKAEELEYNSVCGVPYTALPLATIICSRHELPMLIRRKEAKDYGTKRMVEGTIHPGDTCLIIEDVVTTGSSILETAVVLQKEGLKVTDAIVLMDRDQGGIDMLKSEGITLHPVISMAKLINVLLKAERIDTDTAQRVRKFIQENNVFMSARGKNGSSGTGSPATKKPCMKAAEMSYGARAQLPHTHPVAARLLKVMEEKKSNLCVSADVMKCEELLLLADSLGPFICLLKTHVDILQDFTPAFCQSLTDLATKHNFLIFEDRKFADIGNTVKHQYEGGLYQISSWSNMVNAHAVPGPGVVRGLSEVGRPLERGCLLIAEMSSQGSLATGDYTQAVVKMAEDHSEFVFGFICGSKISQKPEFLHLTPGVQMQSGGDSLGQQYTSPEDVILKKGSDVIIVGRGILGSADRRKAAEEYRKSGWDAYTKRLTSVSR comes from the exons ATGGATAGCATTTGCCTCGAAAGTTTAATTTTGAAGCTGCATGATGTTCAAGCAGTCAAATTTGGCGAATACAAACTGAAGAGTGGAATGATGACTCCAATCTATATTGATCTTCGAGTAATAGTCTCACACCCATCCCTCATGAATCAG GTGTCAACAGTTATTTATCAACGTGCAAAGGCTGAAGAGCTGGAATATAACTCCGTGTGTGGTGTACCTTACACGGCTCTACCCCTAGCAACAATAATTTGTTCCCGACATGAACTCCCCATGCTCATTCGGCGTAAAGAAGCAAAGGACTACG GAACCAAGCGGATGGTTGAAGGAACCATCCATCCTGGGGACACCTGCCTGATCATCGAGGATGTGGTAACCACTGGAAGCAGTATCCTGGAGACGGCTGTGGTGCTTCAGAAGGAGGGCTTAAAAGTCACAGATGCCATCGTCCTGATGGACCGGGATCAGGGAGGTATTGACATGCTAAAGTCAGAGGGCATCACGCTCCACCCCGTCATCTCCATGGCCAAACTCATAAACGTCCTGCTCAAGGCGGAACGCATCGACACCGACACCGCCCAGAGGGTCCGCAAATTCATCCAGGAGAACAACGTCTTTATGTCTGCCCGAGGGAAGAACGGATCCAGTGGGACTGGCTCGCCTGCCACTAAAAAGCCCTGTATGAAGGCAGCGGAGATGAGTTACGGGGCACGGGCCCAGctcccacacacgcaccctgTGGCCGCTCGGCTCCTGaaggtgatggaggagaagaagagcaacctgtgtgtgtctgcggacGTGATGAAATgcgaggagctgctgctgctggctgacTCCCTGGGCCCATTCATCTGCCTCCTGAAGACCCATGTAGACATCCTGCAGGACTTCACCCCTGCCTTCTGCCAGTCACTGACGGACCTGGCCACCAAACACAACTTCCTCATCTTCGAGGACCGCAAGTTTGCCGACATTGGCAACACTGTCAAACATCAATATGAAG GTGGGCTGTATCAGATCTCCTCGTGGTCGAACATGGTGAACGCCCATGCTGTGCCGGGACCTGGCGTGGTGAGGGGACTGAGCGAGGTGGGCCGGCCTCTAGAGCGCGGCTGTCTCCTCATAGCTGAGATGAGCTCTCAGGGTTCCTTAGCAACGGGAGACTACACCCAGGCAGTG GTGAAGATGGCAGAGGACCACTCTGAGTTTGTGTTTGGTTTCATCTGTGGATCCAAGATCAGCCAGAAGCCAGAGTTCCTCCACTTGACCCCTGGAGTCCAGATGCAGTCAGGAG GTGACAGTCTGGGCCAGCAGTACACCAGTCCTGAGGATGTGATTTTGAAAAAGGGCTCTGATGTCATCATCGTGGGACGGGGTATACTGGGTTCCGCTGACAGGAGGAAGGCTGCTGAGGAGTACAGAAAATCAGGATGGGATGCCTATACCAAGAGGCTGACTTCTGTTAGCCGTTAA